The Cryptomeria japonica chromosome 6, Sugi_1.0, whole genome shotgun sequence genomic interval TGACCATATCAATCACTCTTATATATTCGCAACATCAAATTCAATCTTCTACATGTCAGCCCAAAagcgcataacacacaaatgaaacatgtaattccaagtcggctcaatctgaaCTCCAATACACATACGAActaaaacaatgtcagctaagatatgtagtctggacccaaatcaccaccgcgaacatgaaacacctccaagaattatgcctagAAAAACATCATTAACACGCACAACGATCAACAcgaaccaccaacacaaatagaacatgatctagaaacatccacaagcaacgtgaatttccacaacaacaaccacaacatcaccacttactagaatcttcatcatcattataccgaacctcaagaataTCAACTCAACTAAATACCAAACTGAAAAATACACTTGTGGAtctcaaaatcatgaaccatctgaattgagggcacaccagaatgtcccaaacactttgcCAAATCCATAAACCAATATATTGCAATTCTAGAGCAATGCGTAGCAAAATCCAGAACACCGAATAATACGAATAACTAAAAACTAACCCCAATACCAGATCTCagaactcaatcaaatcaccacacAGATCATAGAAACttctattgaatcaactagagataagcatctcaaaaccctttaatccaccaTAGCTCATCTGAAaaacactgaccaaaccaacttatccaatctgactgcaacactaaaATACATAGAGaaatatgctgacatcaatgacaaaacattattccaacaaacttctcaacaatatccaacatatgtGTTGTGTTAACTATATTTGGAGGTGTTGATTGTGAATCTTCCCTTCCTTTTATAATCATGTTAAGTCATGACCTCCATATGTGCCCCTAGAAACTAGTAAAATAGAGAATTGTATAAATTCTTCTAATTATTTCATTAATGCATTGTGTTATTTTATGTAGGAAGAAACACATTCTAGTCTTGGTGATTAAATTAGATTTTACCAATGTTGAGTTGGACCAATATTGTTGCATTTGTATTAGAGAGCAAGCTAGCCTTCTCTAGAGACTTGACCTCATTTCGCAAGGATCACACACTTTGAGGTCATTTATGTGGTGTAATTGGATTGTTGGACCTAGTTCCAATAGGGTGCAATTTTGTGACAAGAAATACTAATAACACTTCCAAGTATGATAATTCCTAAATGAAATGAAGTTATTctaatgatttaaataaaaataaaatggtaAAGGAGGAGGAGGAACACAaacccaaattttgaataaatacaCCAAATAGCTACCTACAAGCTACAAGGAGAAGTTTTGGGGTTACTAAGGAGGTACCTGTGAATATTCAAACCATATTTTTGGTTCTTCAACCTCCATGGGTAGACAAGATGTAGAAATGAATAAAAAGGTGTTTTCTCCTCTCCTAAGTGTGTCTAATAATGAAAGAGTAAAGATAATGCAATGAGATACAACTCAAGGAGTGCAAATAAAAGTCTAAATGAGAGTGACAATAACAAAGAAATAAGATCCCAAAGTGCTAAAGGCTCTATACAAATGACTCTACAATGATAAAGGAAATGAAAATAAAAGGCAAAAGATAAACAAAAATATGTCACCTCACAAGCCTAAGGCAGCCAATGAACATGATAATGTTGTTTGATGATGCCAAACCTTCCAAGAGTGCTTGTAGAGAATTCTAGAGCGCTCGCATGAAAACCAACATTCTATACAATTTTTATATGAAGATGGAAATATATGTAAGAATGTAAATCTTGATATCTTTAGAGTAAAAAATGAGAGATAAGTTACAAATTGAGGAATAGGAGGGATATTGGGAGTTGATAGTTATTTATATTTTCTTTAGAGAAGTGACCACTAATCTGGGTAGGTAGTAGGTGACAACACACTCCAAAAACAACTATTGTACAATGAATTTTTGTAGGTAATTTGTGTGTTGCATGACATCTATATGTTACACTACTGCCTAAATAGTTTCATCTCTAGAAAAGGGACAAAGACCAAAAAATCACAAGGTTAAGACATTtgtaaaattaattttgaaaaaaggGACCACAAGAAGTGAGTCCTTGGCACTATGGGCAGAAAAATGCTACGGTAAGGGTTGAATGAACTTAAAAACTAGCTACAAGAGACAAACATTGATTTGAATTCAACATGCAATGCAAAAATGTAAGAATGCAATTTTTAATATTATAAGAATACATATAAAGATAAAGGtaaatgtatatatgcatatatatatacacacacatgtatgtgtatgtgcaaatttcaaaataataaatacataaattctagcatagaaaaagaaaaagacataccaaaaaaaaaaggaaaagaaaaacaaatttaaactaaaataataataataaaaatacataaaaatcaatAATCAAATGAAACTTAATCTTAGCCTCACCCTACATAAATTTATGAATATGTAAGTACATATAGATATCTAAACTCAAATCTTAGCCTCAGATGCATTAGAAAGAAAAGGGATAATAAACATTAAATCAAGCCCACAATACAAAATCGAAGGAGCATGCatcacataatatatatatacatcctaTCAAACCtatcaaaaaaagaaataaatttaaaaagatAAACAGAAAATTTGGATGTATATTTTTTACATTGAAATCTACAGGAATGGGAAAATAGACTTAAGTGAACAAACACACaaggaaattttaatttttaagaatcaatacaaaaaaataatgataaatagaagtttgtgttttatttatatataattatttttaaatatttatttatcattatttattttcatatgtatatatgcatatacatatgtgtgtatatgtatgtatgtatgaatgtatgtatgtatacaaatATTCTTATACATATTTTTATGTATAATTATTTTTCATACTAATTCATATatctttattttgttttaattggtACTTTTGATGATATGCTATTAACATTAATTGTTTGGGACCATCTAATTATCATATTTGTACCTTCAAGGATAAACAATTTGATATTTACTTGCAtgcaatattattatattattacatatatatatagatgtacacACAAACTTTTTCATAATTGTTTTGTTGTCttatattctttaatattccaATATAGTTAAGTTAGGTATTTTTATTGTTCTTTCTAGTTTTCAATGTTATTTTGTAAATTTGCCTTAAAAGTGGTTGACTATTCCCCCATTTTGTTTCTTGGTTATTGCATCAACCTCACCCCCTTCCTCTATTTAGCTAGTGTGTCCTCTTATTCACCAATCTACATCTTGATGATAGATCATGGACTATGATctaaaacattgatgaaaaaatgCTCATgtaatcaaatccaaaaacttcAAGCTAATCCAACCACCATCTCCTTTCAAACATGACACTAAATGCCAAATGCATCTAATATGAACCAATGCCGATTTATGCTAGAGCAATGATGTGTTAAAAAAGAATTGATTATTTTTAGCCTTGAAGTTTTGAACCAAAGTGACAAATGTCATGAAGGACATAATTTTACATGGGTTCAACTAAAAGAGAGTAATAGTGGTGAAGGAAAAGTATGGTTGCAATAACATCATAACATGATCAAGAATACTCATGAATTGTTTCTAGATTTAATAGTCATTTAGATGCTAATCAAATCTAACACAGTTAAATCAAAAAACAATTCATGACtattattatggattgtggaaatgtTATGTTTATAATGATCAAGAATCTCAATGACTATTTTAGACCCGCTATGCAAATTGGACCAAATGACTAAATTGGAGATGTGCTTTAACAACCAAGATTTGGATTTAAAAGGTCCAATTTACTATGCATATCAAACTATGCCTTTGTTTTGCTAGTTGCCTATTGTAGATGCAAATGGCATTGTTTGTCAAATGCCCCCTAAACCATGTTGAAGTGATTGACCCTACATATAATTCTACCAAGAGAGGAGACAATGTAAGGAAGGGCCAACATGACAAGGGTAACAACTCAAGAAATTTGAGCTAGATATGCACCCTAAGAGTCTACTACTAAAACACAACAGAATCCCTTTTTGTAGAGAGGACAAATCAATAAAAAGGTACGCAAGTAGCAAAGGTCCATAGTGGAGGATTATATCAACATAGTGGACTTATACACATGACCAACAAAATAACTAATGACACCGAGTGTATACTACTCAAACCATTGCCACATCAACAATATCAAACACAAGAAGAACATCTAATAGATTAATAAATGCAtacctaataaaaaaattaatacaatcgtaaaagatttttttaataatgccattacataatgcTTTAATATTAACAACAAAAATTAAAAACTTCACACCATTATAAAAGAATATAGtattattatgaaaaaaaaaacccaaaaaacatACACATACTAAACCAGCCCTTATAAACCTTATATGATCTAATTTTGATTAATTTTGATTGCTTCTTTCAATGATAAAAGTTATTGACTTTTTGACATTGTTTATAAAAGTTGACGTAGAAATAATTATGATTAGATGCTGACAAAAAAGACCAAATCAATTCTTCATTTGAAAACAGACCTCCCTCACAAACTGAAATAAGGTTAGTCAATTGACGGAATTTTAACTTTGCTGTTGTATCATCTTTTTTTAAAAGGGTTCACAGGTAAAGGAGGGAAAACAGACAGACTATTTGGGAAAACTAAAAATGCATAAATATCTGTCCCAGAATTTCAAATGACGTGCATCTCCAGTTTTAGTCAGAACAGGACCCGTCAAAGGAAAATGATAGGTAACTAATAACCAATAGAACTCTTAACACAGAAACTTCAGTAAGTGCTGTTTCAATTTTCATCGCGGTTTTGGATCATATTttctgatccatcatcagaatgaaaTAAGAGaactaaagaaaaaaaaatcttagtATTATAACTGCACAAAAGACTATTGAATCAAATTCTCCATTATTCCTGTGATGAAGATATACAATCCATTTTAAAAGGATGAAAAATAAGCAGAAATAATCTGAAATTGATATGATGTTCAAGTGACAAACTGCTTCCATTTCTTCATATTTCTAAACAATTTATGATCTTCTCTGTACCATGAAAAGGCATTGcctccctctaaaataaaaatttatgaaaCTGGAAACCCTTGCTGGATTAGCTTTTGTCATATGAACCTGTTGTGATCCAAACTTATATGCAATAGAGCCCATCCTACTTACACTATGTTCCATATTTCCAAATCTGATACTACTTCCAAACCAAACAATCTTTAGTACCATATGCTAATACAATAAACAATATACTCACTGCAACCCTGTACTGTTAGTCCAATATGCTGAGAAAGCCTTATGGTAATCAAACCTGAATTTCAAATCTGTTCTACTGTTAACATCACCCAGTCTAGTTAAAACTAAATTCATGAGTGAAAGATATTGAATTGAGAAACCATATCCTCTTGGTGCTGTTATATTGCACCATGGATCCCTGAGCTAAATCAGCCTCATTGATTTTTCTTGTGCCCATTCACAATCTCCAATGCAACAATCTGAAAAAGTTGCGTTCTGTATCAACAACAAATGGGGCACTGAATCAACCCATTCTCATTGCAATCTGGACACCTGACCATAGTGTTGTCCTCCTCATCAAGCAGCTTGCAGCTTCCACTGCATTCTAAGCAAGGTACAAACCTCACTCCACCACACCCATCACAGGCCCTGCCTTGTGCATCATCGGCTGGGATTCCTTCTAGAAGCTCCCCCAATCTGCCCTCCTCATGAAGCTCCAGAACCTCCCCTGCACTCCCAATGTACCTGCCCTTTATGAACAGCCTTGGGACAGGAACAATCCAGCCCATCAATTTCTCCAGCTCATTCCTGAATAGCAAGTGCATAGACACATCTCTCTCAATGAAGCAGATGCCGTAGCTCTCAAGCACACACCTAACATTATTACAATCCTCAAAAGTCTTCCTGATCCCTCTAAGGGTGGTTGTATACAGGATAACACTGTCCTGCCCTCCAGGGGGGCATTTTTCTTCATATTTCTCCAAAGGATCCCTCTTTTTAAGTACACTTTTAGAGTTAGCATCATCTAATATATCTTCCTCAAAGTTGTCCAGTGAGGTCTCAAAAGATGCCAGCATCTCTGGATCAAACAAAGGAGTGCTGCTCACAATGCAATCCTTAAGACTACCATCACAAAAATCAAAATGCCTAGAGCTCTCTATTCTCAATTCTGTAAGGGGTCCATGGGAAATTCTGCCCTTAGTCCTATGTGAGTACTCACTACAGTGTGGACTAGTCCCACTATCAACGCTTTTACATGCCAGTCCACCAATAGGCACACTGTACTCATTTGCAGAGGGCTGAAAATTCTCCTTACCCACACAATCCCAGAACACATCACATGATATTCTACCCTTATGCAAGGGCTCATCACAGGGTGCAGTAGAACCCACAATATCAGGTGCCAGTTCAACACTACCCATATTGTTATACTGACCATCTCTTGGCCCAAAATTCTCCTTGCCCACAAAACTTCTTTCTTTCAGAGGAGCAACAGGGCTGACCCCATTGGGCTTTGCAGGCCCAAAGCCCTGTTTAGGCCTCTCATTCTCCTTATCCAACCCCAACTTTTTCTGACCCATGGGGGAAGTGGAACCACCCAAGCTTTTTCCCATTCTATTTCCACCCAGGGCATCAACACTCCTTTTCAAAGAACCCACTTTTTCAGAACCCTTTTCCACAGCAGGAGAAGGCCCAGGGCTTTCATCTTCCAGCCCATCCATGAGTTCCCATGCATTGATAGTCTCCACAACTTCCGTTGCCTCCACTGGACTTGATCGGGACTCCCTGTTGCAGGAATTGTTGAAAACTCCATATGTTGTAGAAGTGAGACAGACCAGATGATTTGGCCCAGCAAATCCCCTGTACTTAATTTCTTCTTCCCCCCTAGAAATGCTCTCATTCAGTTTTGAAGAGACACAGCCCATGACTTCCAAAACAAGATCTCGTGCTGTCTGTCTGTCTGAAATCCCACGCATATATAAGGAAATTTGAATTCCTGCGCATGACAGTCCTTATCACTGCAGCCCTCCTAATCACACTTTTTCTTCAGTACGTATATTCTACGATGTATTGTGTATGTATTCGTAGAAGTTCTTTGGATACTTTCATGAGAGCATGAAATGCTAACGGCTGGCGGCATGGTGGGACTACATAACATCTGTTTTAACGGTCACATGAGGGGACCGTTTGAAAGATGATGGAGGGATAATGAGGGGCTATAAGAACAAAAGGTGAACACTCATGGTTTTGTTTTTTTATGGTCCAAGAGTATTGCCTCACCTATGTAGACACAacatagaaacgagaatcaaagcCATTGGGAGTCTACCCACTGGCCCTACCTTGTCTCTCTAATTCTCTTGCCTTGCTCTGGCACTACTTTACAAGCTTTATTTTATATCAAAACTTTTGACTAATTTTGTTTTTCAGTTGAAGAGAGTTTAAAATATCATATAGTGTGTTAGACGATATAAGTTTTAACAGTTCAAATTGATAGATTATGAATTGAGTATAAGAGTACTAGAGACAAAAAAGACATCAATAGATGGCAGGTCACAATCATTATTATTAAATGTGTTTTAGGATAAGGACATTAGTGTCAATATTGACATGTTTGGCTATATGGTTAGTATATAATGAATACTTTTTATATGTTGAAAGTTAATTTTTAAGTTTGTCTTTATTATGGGGCGTCTTTTTAAGTTGAGATATATCACAACATTTCTAGTTATTTAGTCTAGCTTCACAGACAGATGAATTTCTTTGGTTCTTCCCTAACAATTTCTTTGGTTCTTATTTGCTCTGTCTATTTAACTAGTTCAACATGTCAAATTAAGATGTTCTATGATAAGCAAGAAAGATTTGTCATCTAAAACATAGGTTAGAGTACAATGATAGAATGCTAACCTCTACAGGGTAAATTAGGttttaaaataaagaaaaggcTAAACATATAGCTTTCCAAGTGTAATGAAAATTACTTGTCTACAACTTTCAAACACACTATTTCTTGAGAGACATGTGACCCGAGGAGGACAATTTTCTACTAAGGTTAAGAGGCAAGGCATTGGAGATGGATGACCATATTTGTTGAAAAATGAGTaaaaccaaaagacttgtcaaAAGGCTCGTGTAACTCTATGTAATCTATCTTATTACAAAAGGAGTAAATAAAAGGATTATTGTGAAGGAAGTTGATGCATTTTCCTAGAAAGAATCTGACATGAAGAAGCTTACCCACATTAAACTAGGCTTGGGAGTCATCTTTGAATTTCCAAATAAGAGCACTCAATTTAGTTTGGACTTGGGGTTGGAAAAGGGGTATTGTTATTTATCACTAAGTTGGAGTTTGTACTAGAAAGGAGGTAGCAAAGTTTTATATATTGGCTTGAGAAGGAATACATTGGCTTTATCAAAATTTGGCCACTTGCAATcgtcataaaaaaattgaatacaCAATGTTGACATCTTAACTAGTAGAGGGGGTTAAACTAGAGCAAATATTTCAATAAGAGGTCTTTTGTTAGAGGGAAAAGCATTGTATGTTATTTTTAGTTTTCTTTGATATTTCAAATTGAAATAGGAAAGTGTGATTTATCtcataataaattaattctttttttaaaagagTTGATTTCCGTGAAAACAACGATCCAAAAATTGTTCATTCAGTTGAATAATGTGGTTTCATGATAAAGTGGAAGTGGGGAAGCTTAGTTCATGTCTCAAGGACTACCAAACCATGTCAACTATGGATAAAACCTATCAACCTTTTCATGTTTTGTTGAATTGTATTTAAGCACGCACTTTAAAGTAGGGATCCATGAGTGCCTTGTCCTTATAGTGACTAAAGCCCAAGATCCAAGAGCAATGACAATAGCAATATGGTGCCTTGCCAACATATTTTGATGGGCCTCTACATGAATGACCTAAATAATCTATTTTATAATGAGACGAGTACCTTGAATATTGAGGTGGATTACTCTCAATATTTATGTTGTATATAATATGTCTAAAAGGATATAAGAATGTCTTTAGTGTTGTCCCACTTAGACTAAAGATTTTTCTTATGAGTTTAGTATGTTGGTCATATCAATATTTAGAGGGAAGTCAACAAGAGGATATTTGCATGTGGATGGAAAGAAGGATATTGCTATGTGCATATAGCCTATCATGGAGATGAACCTATTGGTCCATAAAAAtgactttatttctaatttattggCAGACGATTTTAACATATCAGGTAGACTGCTACATAAACCAAATGAATCTTGAGGTATTTTGAGATCACTGCATTCATGATTAAATTTCAATCCCTAGGGATCCATATAAGAGGTGTGGTAAAAAAATTCACAAACCACTTGTAAGCATTGATAATTGTGAGATGAACAcgacacaaaagagatcaagaacaTCTAGAGTATTTGTAATGCCCTTCACGTTTGCAACTTGGAGATGTGTTGATCTTGATAATAGTTTGACTATATATCTAGGGATGCATAGGTTGTGGTTGTGTCTTTTCTCTTTAAGTGACTACTCATTGTTTCTACTTCATTGTGTTCTTTCTAATTGTTTCCTTATGATTCTTAGTGTGTATGTACCACCTACATGTTCGATATGGTCTTACTCAACATCTTCAGTTGTTGGTGTTATTTGCATTTAGATGTGTGTATGGTGTTGTGCCAAGTTCCCTGCAAGGACTTGATACatattattttgtgatgatgtttcATGTGATACATGTGAGACCATAATAGACTTGATTATTACTATGCTTCAATTTAATGATATGTGAGATATTGTCTAAATGTTGATTAAATATGATCACAAATTTATGATGTTTTGAGAAATCAATATTTGTATTGAAATCGAATGATAACATAATTTAGATTAGTTAAAAGAAATGAAATTATACATATGTTGTTGAACCCTATTGGGTGATTTTGTGATGCTTTGGCTACATATACATGCACAAGTACACTTGACATTTATGGAGTGATTACAAGTATAGGGCATTCCTTCACTTGGCTCCACATGTCTGAGTTATAGCCTAAAAGTGGTTATATGGGTGATGTCACATTTTTTGTGATTGTTTATCCCTAACCATTCTACTTATTTCGAGTATGATTTCTCATTGTTATGATCAATGAGATACCTTAGATATTACGATTGGTAATACTCTAGAAACCCTAACCCCTATGTGGATGACTAGTAAAGAGTGTTTGGGTGTTTTGGATGCTAATTTATATTTTCCATAGACTAAAGTGAACAAATCAACTTTTTATGGTTTAAATGGTAACTTTTTGTAAATTAATGTTCAAATGGGCTTTTGTGGATTTTAATGATAGATTTAAATGT includes:
- the LOC131039093 gene encoding uncharacterized protein LOC131039093; amino-acid sequence: MRGISDRQTARDLVLEVMGCVSSKLNESISRGEEEIKYRGFAGPNHLVCLTSTTYGVFNNSCNRESRSSPVEATEVVETINAWELMDGLEDESPGPSPAVEKGSEKVGSLKRSVDALGGNRMGKSLGGSTSPMGQKKLGLDKENERPKQGFGPAKPNGVSPVAPLKERSFVGKENFGPRDGQYNNMGSVELAPDIVGSTAPCDEPLHKGRISCDVFWDCVGKENFQPSANEYSVPIGGLACKSVDSGTSPHCSEYSHRTKGRISHGPLTELRIESSRHFDFCDGSLKDCIVSSTPLFDPEMLASFETSLDNFEEDILDDANSKSVLKKRDPLEKYEEKCPPGGQDSVILYTTTLRGIRKTFEDCNNVRCVLESYGICFIERDVSMHLLFRNELEKLMGWIVPVPRLFIKGRYIGSAGEVLELHEEGRLGELLEGIPADDAQGRACDGCGGVRFVPCLECSGSCKLLDEEDNTMVRCPDCNENGLIQCPICC